The Penaeus vannamei isolate JL-2024 chromosome 16, ASM4276789v1, whole genome shotgun sequence genome includes a window with the following:
- the LOC113829267 gene encoding alpha-1,3-mannosyl-glycoprotein 4-beta-N-acetylglucosaminyltransferase C: protein MYNFMTVLLNHCVSQLNSWRTNPFVFMFSSLVKRRFSHVNPTADVVTTIRQYKAYLAEHAYSSAPGMFWGIPKPGDSFDILFPEPLKLSRVVVLTGAAINKKIRDKLLYGSLEISQKFLKMENPKKASCKSFSPVQEFKNGELDMKHLRQLYPQGIQCLRISVGAKQKSWVAITEVAVFTEEDSAAESAAARVGEEGARGGKKSA from the exons ATGTATAATTTCATGACCGTGTTACTAAACCATTGTGTTTCACAACTCAATTCATGGAGAACTAATCCTTTCGTCTTTATGTTTTCCAGTTTGGTAAAGCGTCGTTTCTCGCACGTCAATCCAACAGCTGATGTGGTGACAACTATCAGGCAGTATAAAGCTTACCTGGCAGAGCATGCCTATTCTTCTGCGCCCGGGATGTTCTGGGGGATCCCCAAACCTGGCGATTCATTTGATATACTTTTTCCAGAGCCTCTAAAGTTATCGAGAGTTGTGGTGCTCACAGGGGCGGCAATCAACAAAAAG ATAAGAGACAAGCTCTTATATGGGAGTCTTGAGATCTCGCAGAAATTTCTGAAGATGGAAAACCCAAAGAAGGCCTCGTGTAAGAGCTTTTCTCCCGTCCAGGAATTTAAGAACGGAGAGCTTGACATGAAGCATCTAAGACAGCTTTACCCGCAAGGGATCCAGTGTCTGAGAATAAGCGTCGGAGCCAAGCAGAAGTCGTGGGTGGCCATCACCGAGGTGGCAGTCTTCACGGAGGAGGACTCGGCCGCAGAGTCCGCCGCAGcgcgtgtgggggaggagggggccaggggggggaagaagagcgcCTGA